One window of Mauremys reevesii isolate NIE-2019 linkage group 4, ASM1616193v1, whole genome shotgun sequence genomic DNA carries:
- the CD6 gene encoding T-cell differentiation antigen CD6 isoform X5 — translation MEPSSRRSQIRSPGVARERGSQKFQANTMSPAVPWNITHGGHGNTSAEPGLSGEGSVRLVNGSSRCSGAVEVHHRGWWIPICQEMWDKEASHVVCRQLHCGEAKETAAESTTSPVCPPRSTPTKEATPSFQNLCPSLHIHCVGLESTWKQCNVSELCCKGKLASVTCTGSHSVRLVGGGSCCEGRVEVEVDGVWGTVCDDAWDLDDAEVVCQQLKCGWAIQAPVASSFHKGTGPIHLDEVSCAGNESQLWDCPAERSHDCGHKEDAGVVCSEHQKWRLSGGKDACAGRVEVYYRGVWNMVCDGTWYKEEMGVLCRWLGCSPSGQKLSFNHTQEGRMNYECSGTEPSLSWCRWHYNNFNLCHQSQAAGVICNGSLGLLNMSDVLPTAMTTPDSRRSTAEPLGWEAKAFSNWTLLLLCVVLGLLLLVTVLAFTAALLRMRRKHAHAVSSSSLATPVLVNHSAQGPETPAGGANDYRKAPPKVEAEPLAVPAPGSEDSDSDYEHYDFSSKPPVALSTFYNSLRHRAADEMLPADSFPPAPGQEVLNEGPEPWGQPEQRPYEEPPAESSSSSEDNYYNNGNTRQQQWGNPAPPPTSCFLMPAPPAHGNSGSQLSFQAGPDGADSSSTSSGEWYENFHSTAHQGDQPGNMPEWPALSQPLGSCEPGRDDSEGGDYDDVQGLAY, via the exons TCCAGGCAAATACAATGTCTCCTGCCGTCCCCTGGAACATCACACATGGCGGACATGGGAACACATCTGCAGAGCCAG GCCTCTCAGGAGAGGGATCCGTCCGTTTGGTGAATGGCAGCAGCCGCTGCAGTGGTGCCGTGGAGGTCCATCATCGTGGGTGGTGGATACCAATCTGCCAGGAAATGTGGGACAAGGAGGCCTCCCACGTGGTCTGCAGACAGCTGCACTGTGGGGAGGCAAAGGAGACAGCAGCTGAATCCACCACCAGCCCTGTGTGCCCGCCCAGGTCAACACCCACAAAGGAAGCCACCCCGTCCTTTCAGAACCTCTGCCCTTCCCTGCACATCCACTGTGTGGGTCTGGAGAGCACTTGGAAGCAGTGCAATGTGTCAGAGCTGTGCTGTAAAGGGAAGCTGGCCAGCGTCACCTGCACAG GTTCCCATTCTGTGCGCCTGGTTGGCGGGGGCAGTTGCTGTGAGGGCCGTGTGGAGGTCGAGGTGGACGGTGTCTGGGGCACAGTGTGTGACGACGCCTGGGACCTGGATGACGCCGAGGTGGTATGTCAGCAGCTGAAATGCGGCTGGGCCATCCAGGCTCCAGTGGCCTCCTCCTTCCACAAAGGGACGGGCCCCATCCACCTGGATGAGGTGAGCTGTGCTGGGAATGAATCCCAACTGTGGGACTGTCCAGCTGAGAGGAGCCATGACTGCGGCCACAAGGAAGATGCCGGTGTGGTGTGCTCAG AGCACCAGAAGTGGCGCCTGTCAGGGGGCAAGGACGCCTGCGCCGGCCGCGTAGAAGTTTATTACCGGGGCGTGTGGAACATGGTGTGTGACGGGACCTGGTACAAGGAGGAGATGGGCGTGCTGTGCCGGTGGCTGGGGTGCAGCCCCTCTGGCCAGAAGCTGAGCTTCAACCACACGCAAGAGGGCAGGATGAACTACGAATGCTCAGGGACCGAGCCCTCACTGTCCTGGTGCCGATGGCACTACAACAACTTTAACCTGTGCCACCAGTCCCAGGCTGCTGGCGTGATCTGCAACG GCTCGCTGGGCTTGCTGAACATGTCTGACGTGCTCCCCACAGCGATGACGACTCCAGACTCCAGGAGAA GCACAGCTGAGCCACTGGGCTGGGAAGCCAAGGCCTTCTCGAACTggactctcctcctcctctgtgtcGTCCTGGGCCTTCTCCTCTTGGTCACCGTGCTGGCCTTCACCGCCGCCCTTCTGAGGATGAGGAGGAAACACG CCCACGCCGTGTCCTCTTCCTCATTAGCCACCCCGGTCCTGGTGAATCATAGCGCACAGGGCCCAGAGACGCCCGCAGGGGGTGCTAATGACTACAGGAAAGCCCCCCCCAAAGTAGAAG CAGAGCCGCTGGCCGTGCCCGCTCCTGGCTCCGAGGACTCCGATTCCGACTATGAACACTATGATTTCAGCAGCAAGCCGCCTGTGGCACTCTCCACCTTCTACA ATTCGCTTCGGCACCGAGCAGCGGATGAGATGCTCCCCGCGgacagcttccccccagcacctggccAGGAGGTGCTGAATGAGGGCCCggagccctggggccagccagagCAAAGGCCCTACGAGG AGCCCCCCGCTGAGTCCAGCTCATCCTCAGAGGACAACTACTACAATAACGGCAACACCAGGCAGCAACAGTGGGGcaacccagcccctcctcccaccagcTGCTTCTTAatgccagcacctcctgcccatggcaaCAGTGGCTCCCAGCTCTCCTTCCAAG CAGGGCCCGATGGAGCCGACAGCTCCAGCACCTCATCTGGAGAATGGTATGAAAACTTCCACAGCACAGCGCACCAGGGAGACCAGCCGGGAAACATGCcgg AGTGGCCGGCTCTCTCTCAGCCGTTGGGGAGCTGTGAGCCTGGGAGAGACGACTCGGAGGGAGGCGATTACGATGATGTCCAAGGCCTGGCGTACTAG